The DNA segment TGATCTTGCGGAACAGCTTCACCTACGACTCCTCGATGACGCCCACATAGGGCAGATTGCGAAGGCCTTCGGCCGCGTCCATGCCGTAGCCGACCACGAACTCCGCGCCGATTCTCCAGCCGGCGTAGTCGACCGGCACTTCGAGCTTGCGACACGGCTTCTTGTCGAGCAGCGTCGCGATTTTGACGCTTGCCGGGTCGCGCAACTTGAGCAGATTGAGGATGAACGTGAGGCTCAGGCCCGAATCCACCACGCCTTCGCAGATGATCACGTGGCGCTCGCGGATGCTGCCGCGCAGGTCCGCGAGCAGCCGCACATTGCCGCTCGACTGCGTGCTGGTGCCGTAGGACGACACCGACAGGAAGTCGAGTTCGACATCGATCGGCATGGCGCGCGCGAGGTCGGTGTGGAACATGCACGCGCCCTTGAGCACCGCGACCAGGATCGGCTTCTTTCCGTCGTACTCGCGCGCGATCTCGAGTCCGAGTTCGCGAACCCGCGCTGCGATCTGTTCGGCGGAATAGAGAACGCGCAGGCGCGGCGGCAAGGGCGCCACCG comes from the Candidatus Eisenbacteria bacterium genome and includes:
- the hpt gene encoding hypoxanthine phosphoribosyltransferase produces the protein MSDASHSTTAVAPLPPRLRVLYSAEQIAARVRELGLEIAREYDGKKPILVAVLKGACMFHTDLARAMPIDVELDFLSVSSYGTSTQSSGNVRLLADLRGSIRERHVIICEGVVDSGLSLTFILNLLKLRDPASVKIATLLDKKPCRKLEVPVDYAGWRIGAEFVVGYGMDAAEGLRNLPYVGVIEES